A stretch of the Flavobacterium sp. 5 genome encodes the following:
- a CDS encoding gluconokinase — protein sequence MDQINKEKSLYIGIDIGTTATKAVCFDIQGNVIQQISHSYPMYHPKPNWSVQNPQEILDTVLKCINEITTAIQPKFISFSSAMQSIIAIDVTGKPLSDAILWADNRADKIAEKLKNSEKGNPFYQKTGIPIHPFSPMTKIAWFKEFDSEIFSKTYKFISIKEYVWHHLTGEYVTDTSMASGTGLLNIHTLKWDDEILEFLNIKPQQLSTICEATHQCKGILDGLLYVIGGGDGALANLGTGAMNKGFMALTIGTSGAVRLPIDEPFLDPQMRTQCYHLKDNEYLTLGAVNNGAIVLQWLKETILKTTASYEELFEQAEKIPAGSDGLLFVPYLLGERAPIWDASAQGALLGMQIIHTQAHLVRATLEGILFGLFQITEILLPDVEKRKEITIMASGGFGKSEFWLQIVADVFQMKVETSQTIEGSAWGAVLIGMSSTGAVIENQNKTGKTFFPNPKNKKVYNDRFIKFKKVYNLLKGL from the coding sequence ATGGATCAAATAAATAAAGAAAAATCACTATACATAGGAATTGACATTGGTACTACAGCTACAAAAGCTGTATGTTTTGACATACAAGGGAATGTAATCCAACAGATTTCGCATTCTTATCCTATGTATCATCCAAAACCCAATTGGAGCGTACAAAACCCCCAAGAAATCTTAGATACCGTTCTGAAGTGCATAAATGAAATCACTACAGCTATTCAGCCAAAATTCATCAGTTTTAGTTCAGCTATGCAAAGTATTATTGCAATTGATGTAACTGGAAAACCATTAAGCGATGCTATTTTATGGGCAGATAACAGAGCAGACAAAATAGCCGAAAAACTTAAAAACTCTGAAAAAGGAAATCCTTTTTATCAGAAGACTGGAATACCAATCCACCCTTTTTCACCCATGACAAAAATAGCATGGTTTAAAGAATTTGATTCCGAAATTTTCTCTAAAACATATAAATTCATTAGTATCAAAGAATACGTTTGGCATCATCTCACTGGAGAATATGTTACTGATACTTCTATGGCTTCAGGTACGGGATTATTGAATATTCACACTTTAAAATGGGATGATGAAATTCTGGAATTTTTAAATATAAAACCACAGCAACTGTCTACAATTTGTGAAGCAACACATCAATGTAAAGGGATTTTGGATGGTCTTCTTTATGTAATTGGTGGAGGCGATGGTGCTTTGGCAAATCTTGGAACTGGAGCGATGAATAAAGGTTTTATGGCATTAACTATTGGTACCAGCGGAGCAGTTCGCCTTCCAATAGACGAACCTTTTCTAGACCCTCAAATGCGAACGCAATGTTATCATCTAAAAGACAATGAATATCTTACTTTGGGAGCTGTAAACAATGGAGCGATTGTTTTACAATGGCTTAAGGAAACAATTTTAAAAACAACTGCTTCCTACGAAGAACTTTTTGAACAAGCAGAAAAAATCCCAGCGGGTTCCGATGGTTTGCTTTTCGTGCCTTATTTACTAGGAGAAAGAGCACCCATTTGGGATGCATCTGCACAAGGGGCACTTTTGGGAATGCAAATTATCCATACACAAGCACATTTGGTAAGAGCCACTTTAGAAGGCATTTTATTTGGATTGTTTCAAATTACAGAAATTCTATTGCCAGATGTTGAAAAAAGAAAAGAAATAACTATTATGGCTAGTGGCGGGTTTGGGAAAAGCGAATTTTGGCTACAAATAGTAGCTGATGTTTTTCAAATGAAAGTAGAAACTTCTCAAACTATCGAAGGTTCAGCATGGGGTGCTGTTTTAATAGGCATGAGTTCTACAGGCGCTGTTATTGAAAATCAGAATAAAACAGGAAAAACTTTTTTCCCTAATCCAAAAAATAAAAAAGTATATAATGATCGCTTTATTAAATTCAAAAAAGTATATAATTTACTAAAAGGATTGTAA
- a CDS encoding aldo/keto reductase, whose product MKYTTLPNTDIKVSKICLGTMTFGQQNSESEGHAQMDYALEKGINFFDTAEMYSIPGKQETYGSTEKIIGSWFKKTGKREEVVLASKIAGPSPIFGYMRDKLDFSPASIRYALDNSLQRLQTDYLDLYQLHWPERKTNFFGQRGYKVQEDGWEDNIHEVLEALDGFVKAGKIKHVGVSNENAWGMMRFLEENKYNNLPRIKTVQNPYSLLNRLFENASAEVCLRENVGLLAYSPMAFGVLSGKFLTGESHPNSRLNLFPQYSRYSSAKSTEATKLYQQVAHKHGLTLTQLALAFVERQPFLTSSIIGATTMEQLKENIATIDVVLSEEILNEIDAIQAVIPDPAP is encoded by the coding sequence ATGAAATACACTACTTTACCGAATACCGATATTAAAGTTAGCAAAATATGTCTTGGAACAATGACTTTTGGACAACAAAACTCAGAATCTGAAGGACATGCTCAAATGGATTATGCACTCGAGAAAGGCATTAATTTTTTTGATACTGCCGAGATGTACTCTATTCCAGGAAAGCAAGAAACGTATGGAAGTACAGAAAAAATCATTGGATCATGGTTCAAGAAAACTGGAAAAAGAGAAGAAGTAGTTTTGGCTTCAAAAATTGCTGGACCAAGTCCTATTTTTGGCTATATGCGTGACAAACTGGATTTTTCTCCAGCAAGTATTCGTTATGCTTTGGACAATAGTTTACAACGTCTTCAAACAGATTATTTGGATTTGTATCAATTGCACTGGCCAGAACGCAAAACCAACTTTTTTGGTCAACGTGGCTACAAAGTTCAGGAAGATGGCTGGGAGGATAATATTCATGAAGTTCTGGAAGCATTGGATGGTTTTGTAAAAGCTGGAAAAATAAAACATGTTGGAGTTTCCAATGAAAATGCCTGGGGGATGATGCGTTTCCTAGAAGAAAACAAATACAATAATTTGCCAAGAATCAAAACTGTTCAAAATCCATATTCTTTATTGAATCGTCTTTTCGAAAACGCTTCAGCGGAAGTTTGTCTTCGTGAAAATGTTGGATTATTGGCTTATTCACCAATGGCATTTGGGGTTTTGTCGGGTAAATTTTTAACTGGGGAAAGTCATCCAAATTCGAGGTTGAATTTGTTTCCACAGTATTCAAGATACAGTAGTGCAAAATCAACTGAAGCTACAAAATTATATCAGCAAGTAGCACACAAACACGGGTTGACATTGACACAATTGGCTCTTGCTTTTGTGGAACGACAACCTTTTTTGACTAGTAGTATTATTGGTGCTACGACAATGGAACAACTAAAAGAAAATATTGCTACTATTGATGTTGTTTTGTCCGAAGAAATTTTAAATGAGATTGATGCTATTCAGGCTGTTATTCCTGACCCAGCACCATAA
- a CDS encoding OmpA family protein codes for MIKKISIGLLMVALTTSCVSKKIYNDLETKFADLKKENRSISDENAALLASKKQLESEKETLKKKLDDVNSNLAKVQADYDSAKNKMKVMQDSYAALEKNSNESLEANMKKNRELLEQLDAKAKALALEQEKLNASSQRLKELEDLIAAKEASMKKLKETLSKALNGFEGKGLTVEQKNGKVYVSMENKLLFNSGSWAVGSEGKKAVVEVGKVLGDNPDISVLIEGHTDNDPYEGSGPIADNWDLSTKRATAIVTILGENKKVNKQNLTAAGRSEYSPLASNATAEGKSKNRRIEIILTPRLDEISKMLNDF; via the coding sequence ATGATTAAAAAAATTTCTATCGGACTTTTAATGGTTGCACTAACTACTTCCTGTGTTTCCAAAAAAATATACAATGATTTAGAAACTAAATTTGCTGATTTAAAAAAGGAAAATAGAAGCATTTCAGATGAAAATGCTGCTTTATTAGCTTCTAAAAAACAATTAGAATCTGAAAAAGAAACCTTGAAAAAGAAATTGGATGATGTTAATTCTAATTTAGCTAAAGTTCAAGCTGATTATGACTCAGCTAAGAACAAAATGAAAGTAATGCAAGATTCTTATGCTGCTTTAGAAAAAAACAGCAATGAATCATTGGAAGCCAACATGAAAAAGAATCGTGAACTGTTGGAGCAATTGGATGCAAAAGCAAAAGCATTGGCTCTAGAACAAGAAAAATTGAATGCCAGCAGCCAAAGATTAAAAGAGCTAGAAGATCTTATTGCAGCCAAAGAAGCCAGTATGAAAAAACTAAAAGAAACGCTTTCCAAAGCGCTGAATGGTTTTGAAGGTAAAGGACTTACTGTAGAACAAAAGAACGGGAAAGTATATGTTTCTATGGAAAACAAATTACTCTTTAATTCGGGTAGTTGGGCAGTGGGTTCCGAAGGGAAAAAAGCTGTTGTCGAAGTTGGAAAAGTATTGGGAGACAATCCTGATATTTCAGTATTGATAGAGGGACATACGGATAATGATCCTTATGAAGGTTCAGGTCCTATTGCTGATAACTGGGACCTTTCTACAAAAAGAGCCACAGCCATTGTTACTATTTTGGGTGAAAACAAAAAGGTCAACAAACAAAATCTTACTGCAGCTGGAAGAAGTGAATACTCTCCATTAGCAAGTAATGCAACAGCGGAAGGGAAATCAAAAAACCGTAGAATTGAAATCATTTTAACTCCAAGATTGGATGAAATTTCAAAAATGCTGAATGATTTTTAG
- a CDS encoding exodeoxyribonuclease III, protein MKIISYNVNGIRAAITKGFIEWLQQANPDVICLQEIKATEEQIPVSDITAAGYPYQYYYPATKKGYSGVAILSKIKPNNVVYGTGIQHMDFEGRNLRADFDDCSVMSLYLPSGTNIDRLSHKFMFMDDFQNYIDVLKTTIPNLIICGDYNICHEAIDIHDPIRNKNTSGFLPEERAWLDKFMKSGFVDSFRHFNSEPHQYSWWSYRAGARGNNKGWRIDYNLVSDSLKHKLKRAVILPDAMHSDHCPVLVEID, encoded by the coding sequence ATGAAGATAATCTCATACAACGTAAACGGAATTCGAGCTGCCATCACCAAAGGATTTATTGAATGGCTACAACAGGCTAACCCTGATGTTATTTGCTTACAGGAAATCAAAGCAACTGAAGAACAAATCCCTGTTTCCGATATTACCGCTGCTGGTTATCCATATCAATACTATTATCCAGCTACAAAAAAAGGGTATAGCGGTGTAGCAATTCTTTCCAAAATTAAACCCAATAATGTAGTTTATGGAACTGGAATTCAGCACATGGATTTTGAAGGAAGAAACCTTCGTGCCGATTTTGATGACTGCTCTGTTATGAGTTTGTACTTGCCTTCGGGAACGAATATTGATCGTTTAAGTCACAAATTTATGTTCATGGATGATTTTCAGAATTACATAGACGTACTAAAAACAACTATTCCTAATCTTATAATTTGCGGAGATTACAACATTTGCCATGAGGCGATTGATATCCATGATCCAATACGTAACAAAAATACTTCGGGCTTTTTACCCGAAGAAAGAGCATGGTTAGATAAATTTATGAAATCTGGTTTTGTAGATAGTTTTCGTCATTTCAATTCCGAGCCGCACCAATATTCATGGTGGAGTTACCGCGCTGGAGCCAGAGGAAATAACAAAGGTTGGCGTATCGATTACAATTTAGTGAGTGATTCATTAAAACATAAACTCAAAAGAGCCGTTATATTACCAGATGCTATGCATTCTGATCATTGCCCAGTTTTGGTGGAAATTGATTAG
- a CDS encoding lysophospholipid acyltransferase family protein has protein sequence MGLVTAKEVAKTINTDKYGVFGTFSGWLLMKVLKISTLNKIYDRNKHLKELPFLNAILDEFQIKFEIPEEDFKRLPKDGAYITISNHPLGGIDGILLLKLMLEKEPNFKIIANFLLHRIDPMKPYIMPVNPFENHKDAKSSVVGIKETLRHLRDGKPLGMFPAGEVSTYIDGKLVVDKVWEEGAIKVIRKAQVPVVPIYFHAKNSRLFYFLSKINPTLRTAKLPSELLTQKDRIIKVRVGKPISVAEQNEYKSIEEYTEFLRKKTYMLANPFEKDNNFLNTANLLPPKAPKKIVTPGNKEKMIAEVDALRTADLRLLTSKNYEVFFAEAKQIPNILYEIGRLREITFREVGEGTNESIDIDKYDKYYRHLFLWDDETKQIAGAYRMGLGSEIFPKYGIEGFYLNGLFRFEPELHDMMSKSIDMGRAFIIKDYQQRPMPLFLLWRGIMHTTLHYPEHKFLLGGVSISNQFSDFSKSLMIEFMKSHYYDPYIAQYVHPKKEFKVKLKDADKDFIFDEAEADLNKFDKLIDELEPGILRLPVLIKKYIKQNAKLVAFNVDPLFNNAIDGLMYIRISDIPESTMKPVMEEFQAELERKLNDKEDHEQE, from the coding sequence ATGGGTCTAGTTACCGCGAAAGAAGTTGCAAAAACAATAAACACAGATAAGTACGGAGTTTTCGGTACTTTTTCAGGTTGGTTGTTGATGAAAGTTTTAAAAATCTCAACCTTAAATAAAATATACGACAGGAATAAACATTTGAAAGAATTACCATTCCTGAATGCCATTTTAGATGAATTTCAAATTAAATTTGAGATTCCAGAAGAAGATTTCAAACGTTTACCAAAAGACGGGGCTTATATAACTATTTCTAATCATCCCCTTGGAGGAATTGATGGTATTTTATTATTGAAATTAATGCTTGAAAAAGAACCTAATTTCAAAATCATAGCCAATTTTTTATTGCATCGAATTGACCCAATGAAGCCTTATATCATGCCGGTGAATCCTTTTGAAAACCACAAAGATGCTAAATCTAGTGTGGTAGGAATTAAGGAAACTTTACGTCATCTTAGAGATGGAAAACCTTTGGGTATGTTTCCAGCTGGAGAAGTTTCAACCTATATAGATGGAAAATTGGTTGTTGATAAAGTTTGGGAAGAAGGCGCTATAAAAGTAATTCGAAAAGCACAAGTCCCTGTAGTTCCTATTTATTTTCATGCCAAAAATAGTCGTTTATTTTATTTTTTATCTAAAATAAATCCAACGCTTAGGACAGCTAAACTTCCTTCGGAATTATTAACTCAAAAAGACCGCATTATCAAAGTTCGAGTTGGAAAACCTATTTCTGTTGCCGAACAAAATGAATACAAATCAATCGAAGAGTACACGGAATTCTTGAGAAAGAAAACGTATATGCTCGCCAATCCTTTTGAGAAAGACAATAATTTTTTGAATACCGCTAACTTGTTGCCTCCCAAAGCTCCTAAAAAGATTGTCACTCCAGGTAATAAAGAGAAGATGATTGCCGAAGTAGATGCCCTAAGAACAGCTGACCTTCGTCTTTTGACAAGCAAAAATTACGAAGTCTTTTTTGCAGAAGCCAAACAAATTCCAAATATATTATATGAAATTGGTCGTTTGCGTGAAATTACTTTTAGAGAAGTAGGTGAAGGAACAAACGAATCTATAGATATTGACAAATACGATAAATATTACCGTCATCTCTTTTTGTGGGATGACGAAACCAAACAAATTGCTGGTGCTTACCGAATGGGATTGGGGTCTGAAATTTTTCCAAAATACGGTATAGAAGGGTTTTATTTGAATGGGTTGTTCCGTTTTGAACCCGAGTTACACGATATGATGAGTAAATCTATCGATATGGGTAGAGCATTTATCATTAAAGATTACCAACAAAGACCAATGCCTCTATTCTTGTTGTGGAGAGGAATTATGCACACCACTTTACATTATCCTGAGCATAAGTTTTTATTAGGAGGTGTCAGCATTAGTAATCAATTTTCAGATTTTTCAAAATCTTTGATGATTGAGTTTATGAAATCACATTATTACGACCCATATATAGCACAATATGTACACCCTAAGAAAGAATTCAAGGTAAAACTAAAAGATGCTGATAAGGATTTTATATTCGACGAAGCAGAAGCGGATTTGAATAAGTTTGACAAACTTATTGATGAATTAGAACCTGGAATTTTAAGACTCCCTGTACTGATCAAAAAATACATCAAACAAAATGCAAAACTAGTAGCGTTTAATGTCGATCCACTATTCAACAATGCTATAGATGGATTAATGTACATTCGAATTTCGGATATTCCAGAAAGCACTATGAAACCTGTTATGGAAGAATTTCAAGCTGAATTGGAACGTAAACTAAACGATAAAGAAGATCACGAACAAGAATAA
- a CDS encoding IS4 family transposase: MANFKDHKVSVKELLGFIPEALLSHLSTSTKVDHYSKVLHGKKVFYLLLYSIMDNEKLSQRTLEDTFNYSGFKSIFNLDESETIRRSSISERLSKIDASYFKEIFECMYDRFSESYNQLERGKYNLIRVDSTIVAEAAGKLKEGIDQKSGKKLIKYSVSFDGILPSGVEIFNAQRYSAEDNALPEAILNQVKKDTEHSNIYIIDRGIQSTRTMKDFDKKNIKFVIRSKENRKHQEIRSLILENQDLDIGENILIQDSIVNLYTGVPIKNKRGNTHHRQEKVDNQFRLVVVKNKQNPEKVFWFITNDFQLTAKEVADYYRKRWDIEVFFRFIKQELNFSHLVSLSKNGIEVMVYMTLIVAMLILIYKKANNIGYKTAKRRFVLELRELITAIMITLAGGDPSKVFKT; the protein is encoded by the coding sequence ATGGCAAATTTTAAAGACCACAAAGTATCCGTTAAAGAGTTATTAGGCTTCATTCCAGAGGCTCTCTTATCCCATCTTTCCACCAGTACTAAAGTAGATCATTATTCAAAAGTTCTTCATGGCAAAAAAGTATTTTATCTGCTTTTATATTCTATAATGGATAACGAAAAGCTCAGCCAACGAACATTGGAAGACACCTTTAACTATTCAGGTTTTAAATCTATATTTAACTTGGATGAATCAGAAACTATCCGAAGAAGTTCAATTTCAGAGAGACTCTCGAAGATTGATGCGAGTTATTTCAAAGAAATTTTTGAATGTATGTATGATCGTTTTTCTGAGAGTTACAATCAGTTAGAAAGAGGCAAGTATAATTTAATTCGGGTAGATAGTACCATTGTTGCAGAAGCTGCTGGAAAACTCAAAGAAGGTATTGATCAAAAAAGCGGTAAAAAACTTATAAAATATAGTGTTTCCTTTGACGGAATTCTTCCTTCTGGTGTTGAGATATTTAATGCTCAAAGATATTCAGCAGAAGATAATGCTCTTCCCGAAGCTATTTTAAATCAAGTAAAAAAAGATACTGAACATAGCAATATTTACATTATCGACAGAGGTATTCAATCCACCCGAACTATGAAAGACTTTGATAAAAAGAATATCAAATTTGTTATCAGGTCTAAGGAAAACCGAAAACATCAAGAAATACGGTCTTTGATTCTGGAAAATCAGGATTTAGATATTGGAGAAAATATCTTAATTCAAGACAGTATTGTCAACCTTTACACAGGTGTTCCAATAAAAAACAAGCGAGGGAACACACATCATCGCCAAGAAAAAGTCGATAATCAATTCAGGCTAGTGGTTGTGAAAAACAAACAAAATCCCGAAAAAGTTTTTTGGTTTATTACTAATGATTTTCAACTTACTGCTAAAGAAGTTGCTGATTATTACAGGAAAAGATGGGATATTGAAGTTTTTTTTAGATTTATCAAACAAGAACTCAATTTTAGTCATCTTGTTTCACTCAGCAAAAATGGAATAGAAGTAATGGTTTATATGACTTTAATTGTAGCAATGCTTATCCTTATATATAAAAAAGCAAATAATATTGGTTATAAAACCGCTAAAAGAAGATTTGTTTTGGAACTTAGAGAACTTATTACTGCAATAATGATAACGTTGGCAGGTGGAGATCCTTCAAAAGTCTTTAAAACATAA
- a CDS encoding DUF2752 domain-containing protein: MKRQRKILGIIGALITLIIPFFLMLHNQNNHLEKDQSLCPFKMLTGFPCPGCGITKSLVYFYQGDLYKSFYYHILGPFVVLFCVVTILVLATELITKKEYFNGILYNKKLAYVLACFLIFYQIVRITYFVEKNTYDSILKESIWK; encoded by the coding sequence ATGAAACGACAACGAAAAATACTCGGAATTATAGGAGCTTTAATAACTCTTATAATTCCGTTTTTTTTAATGTTACACAATCAGAATAATCATCTTGAGAAGGATCAGTCTTTATGTCCTTTCAAGATGCTTACAGGATTTCCTTGTCCTGGTTGTGGTATAACAAAATCATTGGTTTATTTCTATCAGGGAGATTTATACAAAAGTTTTTATTATCATATTTTAGGGCCATTTGTAGTTCTTTTTTGTGTGGTAACAATATTGGTTTTAGCAACCGAATTGATTACCAAAAAAGAATATTTTAATGGAATTTTATACAATAAAAAGTTAGCCTATGTTTTGGCTTGTTTTTTGATTTTTTATCAAATAGTAAGAATAACCTATTTTGTAGAAAAGAACACCTATGATTCCATTTTAAAAGAATCCATTTGGAAATAA
- a CDS encoding DUF4234 domain-containing protein, whose amino-acid sequence MEIKTEETWNTPNNPIPVFKVDPIVVLLLGFVTCGLYLIYWNLKASEVLNAVAGREIISQPIAIFAGCCFPVNAYFFYLVGKDGLPAAQKRIGIPVKDDSVLYLVLGLLFPMVAAMIVQSEINKLY is encoded by the coding sequence ATGGAAATTAAAACAGAAGAAACTTGGAATACACCTAATAATCCGATTCCAGTGTTTAAAGTCGATCCGATTGTTGTGTTGTTACTAGGTTTTGTAACCTGTGGATTGTACTTAATCTATTGGAATTTAAAAGCATCAGAAGTGCTAAATGCAGTTGCTGGAAGAGAAATCATTTCACAACCTATCGCAATTTTTGCAGGTTGTTGTTTCCCAGTAAATGCCTATTTCTTTTATTTAGTAGGGAAAGATGGTTTGCCTGCTGCTCAAAAAAGAATTGGAATACCAGTAAAAGATGATTCAGTGCTTTATTTAGTTTTAGGGTTATTATTTCCAATGGTTGCTGCCATGATTGTTCAAAGCGAAATCAATAAGTTGTATTAA
- a CDS encoding 2-hydroxyacid dehydrogenase gives MDIKILHIDSNHPLLWEQLEKAGFINHADFTSSKQEIENKIQDYQGIVIRSRFKIDKEFLDKATNLQFIARVGAGLESIDCDYATSKNVTLIAAPEGNCNAVAEHTLGMILSLFNKLNIADSEIRSGEWNREKNRGYELDGRTVGIIGYGNMGKSFAKKLRGFDVEVLCYDIKENVGDANAKQVSLEELQQKTDVLSLHIPWTPETDKMVNLDFINAFAKNIWIVNTSRGKNIVTADLVTTMESGKVLGAGLDVLEYEKLSFETLFKDKNTPDAFQYLLDGRKVILTPHIAGWTYESHERLAQVIVDKIKALYNK, from the coding sequence ATGGACATCAAAATACTTCATATTGACAGCAATCATCCCTTGCTTTGGGAGCAATTGGAAAAAGCTGGATTTATCAATCACGCCGATTTTACTTCTTCTAAACAAGAAATCGAAAACAAAATTCAAGACTATCAGGGTATTGTTATTCGAAGCCGATTCAAAATCGATAAAGAGTTTCTAGATAAAGCAACCAATTTGCAATTCATTGCTAGAGTAGGGGCTGGTTTAGAAAGTATTGATTGTGATTATGCCACTTCCAAAAATGTTACTCTTATCGCTGCTCCAGAAGGAAATTGCAATGCTGTTGCTGAACATACGTTAGGAATGATATTGTCACTTTTCAATAAATTAAACATTGCCGATAGTGAAATTCGTTCTGGTGAATGGAACCGTGAAAAAAATCGTGGTTATGAACTCGATGGAAGGACAGTTGGAATTATTGGATATGGTAACATGGGAAAATCCTTTGCTAAAAAGCTCCGTGGATTTGATGTAGAAGTTTTGTGTTATGATATCAAAGAAAATGTGGGTGATGCCAATGCCAAACAAGTATCATTAGAAGAGCTGCAGCAAAAAACAGATGTGTTGAGTTTACACATTCCATGGACGCCAGAAACAGATAAAATGGTGAATTTGGATTTTATTAATGCTTTTGCAAAAAATATCTGGATTGTTAATACTTCCAGAGGGAAGAATATAGTTACCGCCGATTTAGTTACCACTATGGAATCTGGAAAAGTACTTGGTGCTGGTTTGGATGTTTTAGAATATGAGAAATTATCTTTTGAAACCCTTTTTAAAGATAAGAATACTCCAGATGCTTTTCAGTATTTATTAGATGGTAGAAAAGTGATTTTAACACCACATATTGCTGGCTGGACTTATGAAAGTCACGAGCGATTGGCACAAGTAATTGTGGATAAAATTAAAGCTTTGTATAACAAATAA
- the nhaA gene encoding Na+/H+ antiporter NhaA produces the protein MRLTNTFTAFFQSEKAGGLLLLFVTILSLLLANSQIQTEYIAFWHTEIGPHSITEWINDGLMTIFFLLIGLELEREIYHGELSNIKNAALPIFGALGGMIIPAGIFLALNYGTHTQNGAGIPMATDIAFAIGVLSLLGKRIPSSLKIFLTALAVIDDLGAILVIAIFYTQSIAFHNLFFAFVIMGILFVLNRRKVHHLAPYLIGGAFMWYFMLNSGVHATITGVLLAFVIPFGDGGEKTSSYRLQHFLHKPVAFIILPLFAIANTCIAINGDWHEGLSHENSIGIILGLVVGKPLGIYLFSFLAVSLGICTLPQDLKWKNILGAGMLGGIGFTMSIFITLLAFKSDGEEVITYSKIAILIASFISGILGFICLKLTFKKQKKRLKSNM, from the coding sequence ATGAGATTAACAAATACATTTACTGCATTCTTTCAAAGCGAAAAAGCAGGTGGTTTATTATTACTTTTTGTAACCATCTTATCATTGTTGCTGGCAAACTCACAAATTCAAACCGAATATATTGCTTTTTGGCATACAGAAATTGGTCCCCATTCTATTACTGAATGGATTAATGACGGACTAATGACCATTTTCTTTTTACTCATTGGATTAGAATTGGAACGTGAAATATATCATGGTGAATTATCTAATATCAAAAATGCTGCTCTCCCTATTTTTGGTGCATTAGGAGGAATGATTATACCTGCTGGAATTTTCTTGGCGCTGAATTATGGAACTCATACACAAAATGGCGCTGGAATTCCTATGGCGACCGATATTGCATTTGCAATTGGTGTTCTGTCTTTATTAGGCAAACGAATTCCTTCTTCCTTAAAAATATTCTTAACTGCTCTTGCTGTAATTGATGACTTAGGCGCAATACTAGTAATTGCAATATTTTATACCCAATCAATTGCTTTTCATAATTTGTTTTTTGCTTTTGTCATTATGGGCATCTTGTTCGTCTTGAACAGACGCAAAGTTCATCATCTTGCTCCCTATTTAATCGGAGGTGCTTTTATGTGGTATTTCATGCTTAACTCTGGAGTTCATGCTACTATTACAGGAGTTTTATTGGCATTTGTTATTCCGTTTGGAGATGGCGGAGAAAAAACCTCATCCTATCGATTACAGCACTTTTTACACAAACCAGTAGCCTTTATTATTCTCCCATTATTCGCAATAGCTAATACCTGTATCGCTATAAACGGAGACTGGCATGAAGGATTGAGTCATGAAAACTCCATTGGAATTATACTTGGCCTGGTAGTGGGGAAACCATTAGGTATTTATTTATTTTCGTTCCTTGCTGTGAGTCTTGGAATTTGTACTCTGCCACAAGATTTAAAATGGAAAAACATTTTGGGAGCAGGAATGCTTGGAGGAATCGGATTTACCATGTCGATTTTTATCACTTTATTAGCTTTTAAAAGTGATGGAGAAGAAGTAATAACCTACTCTAAGATTGCCATTTTAATTGCATCTTTCATCTCGGGAATACTTGGTTTTATCTGCTTAAAATTGACTTTCAAAAAACAAAAAAAACGATTAAAGTCAAATATGTAG